CCGGGTGAGGAGGTCTGCCCTTTGTTAGTCTCTCAAAGATGAGCCATTCTGATCTAAAGATTAAGACACTCACTAGCGGGAGCCAGGGGGCATGTATGCATGCTCTTACTGATTAGGCTTTCCCGTCAAGGGGGAAGGGGTGAAGGGGAGGCGGGGACTGGTCCAGCAGCAGGATGAACAAAGAGCCAGCACACAGCCATCTTGGGCTGCCTGATTACACGATAACCCTGATACATTTTGATATTTCAAACGACAGAGCAAAACGATTGTCTCAATCACTCTGTGTCAGCCTGGAAGACATTTCTGAAAATCGATACTGATCTATCTCAGATGACTCTTTGCTGCTTAAAAACACCATGTCACTGCTAACTGTTTCAAAGTGCCTCAGGATGATGGGAAATAACACAGCTTGGGATGTCCTAGGAATTTAATTAGTTCAGTGACCACCCAGAATACACACAATGAATCATaagttttctcctttctcacaCTCAACAAGGAGGAGATCACGTCCTCTTTCCCTACCAGCATTCCATCTGATTGAAACATGAATTTTCTACTAGAGATCCCATCAGAAATGCTCCCCAAATCAATTCAAGGTGAGAAATAGACAACAGTGGCCCACCTGTGTCACATGTTCCCCAGGGACTTAAGTCTTGTGACagtacaaacaaaaaaacacacacaggagGTGATTCATGTGGGAACATTGGGGAActtgagaaaagggaaatgattATTTCCTATATatgaggaattatttttttactaGAAAAATGCATGCTATAACTTACTAATTGTATTCATAGTCATGtaaacaacaagaagaaaatagtGTCTCCGTAAACACAGGAGTCCCTCACCTGAGTATAAAAGGGGCCACATGGCAACAAGACACCCAAACTCCAGAAGCTCACTCTCCTGGAAACCCACCCACAACCTCCACCCTCGGACACCATGGTCAGCTCGTGTTGTGGCTCCGTCTGCTCTGACCAGGGCTGTGGCCAAGACCTCTGCCAGGAGACCTGCTGCCGCCCCAGCTGCTGTGTGTCCACCTGCTGCCGCCCCAGCTGCTGCATctccagctgctgcaggcccCAATGCTGCCAGTCTGTGTGCTGCCAGCCCACCTGCTCTCAGCCCCGCTGCTGCATCTCTAGCTGCTGCAGGCCCCAATGCTGCCAGTCTGTGTGCTGCCAGCCCACCTGCTCTCAGCCCCGCTGCTGCATCTCTAGCTGCTGCAGGCCCCAATGCTGCCAGTCTGTGTGCTGCCAGCCCACCTGCTCTCAGCCCCGCTGCTGCATctccagctgctgcaggcccCAATGCTGCCAGTCTGTGTGCTGCCAGCCCACCTGCTCTCAGCCCCGCTGCTGCATCTCTAGCTGCTGCAGGCCCCCGTGCTGCCAGTCCTCGTGCTGCCAGCCCTCCTGCTGCCGCCCCAGCTGCTGCATCTCCAGCGGCTGCAGGCCCCCGTGCTGCCAgccctcctgctgtggctccagctgctgCCACCCCTGCTGCTGCCTGCGGCCCGTCTGTGGCCGGGTCTCCTGCCACACCACTTGCTACCGCCCCACCTGTGTCATCtccacctgcccccgccccacgtGCTgtgcctcctcctgctgctgatgcccctccctgcccccccatccGTCTCATCACAGAAGCAGACCCTGAGCATCAGTGAGCCACCTGAGGAGGGGCCTTTCCCATCAGTGGGGGGCCCAAATCCTGGCCTTGGGCCAAACTCTCTCCTTTGTTGACCTTATCCCCAGGGGGACCCAGGGCATGAAATGAGGTGGTATTTACAGCAAGAAATTAATAGACTTGCTCCAGTTCTACACCCGACCTTTTGATTTGGAGGTACCCAGGCTTCCTGACCCAAACACGGAAATTCCTGCAGGGCCTATGGGGGCTCTGATGTCACAGCCTCAGATCTAAATGTCTGCGGTCTCCATCCTGTACTTCCTTTGACAGGGATGTTTCTGTATCTTATTGTTGCTGCTTCCGAATAAAGCTCCTGGCCTAGAAACACAGTGTTCTTGTGTTTGCTGCTTTGTATTGATATTGAACTAATGCCTCTCCTCATTTCCTGGAAAATTATATTCAACCTAGAGTTGAATTGGGCTTTCCAATTTCTGCTCAAAACCTCCAGGACAACTCCAACATGTCATGACATTAAATGCAAACACACAAACCCAGAAATAATGTAATACACAGATGTCTCCAAGAGTATTGAAGAATaacacagatttttctttttcaaaattaaggtTATGGAGAAGGGTTTTATCCCAGACCaaatctttcttaaatatttttttaaaagtatctatttCCCTCCAATTCTGTTGTTGGGTGGCTGTCGGGTGAGAATGCTGACCTCTAACCACTCAAGGTAGGGTCCCCAGaactttgtccctttggagaaagaatttggcCAAGAGACTGAGAGTAGTGAGGCAATGACGCATTTgtttaagaagagaagagagaggatagGTGTGGAAAAGATGCAGGCACAGCCAGTGGCGGTGGtatgggaggagaaagagggagaaagacagacacagagagaaagagcaagagaggaagcagggaagagAGCAACACGTGCTTTGGAAGTCCTTTAAATGACCTGTCAGGGGGCAGTCTTTCCCGCTTCccctggccaatcatcttgcttcgtGTGGCTCTGGCCTGACTCCGGGCTCTGCCCTCATGATGGATTTGAGCCCAGGGGTCTCTGGGACGTTGACGGGATGTACTAGGGTTGGGTGCCCCTCCTTTCTCGGACCCCGAGGAAACTTTCTGTGACGTGTGTAGTTCCGGAGGTCTCATTGACCTCAGGAATGAGAAATagatggtctctatcttttatctaAGCAGGATGCAGCTTTTATCTTCGGGTTATCTGTCCAACAGGGAACAGattacagttgctcagcctgggacccatctaccTCCTGCTTCAATTCCACTCCTCTTTTAGCAGCCtcatccctccttcctctttctctctccttccctttccccacatcCATTGTTCtgccttgtctctttttttaaatattattttaggaattcctgctgtggtgcaacaggattggtggcatctctagAGTGTTGGGAAGCAGGTTCAAGATCCAGcccactgcagctgcagtgtaggttgcaattaCAGCTCAGATgcagagaactccatatgccacagggaggccaaaaaaaaaaaggttgttaaaaattgttatttttttagggccacacccacggcgtatggaggttcccaggctagaggtccaattggagctgtagccaccagcctactacAGAGACACatcagtgtgggatccgagccctgtctgcaacctacaccacagctcacggctcagtggatccttaacctactgagcaaggccagggattgaatgcacgtcttcatggatgctagtcaggttcgtcaactgctgagccacgacagtaactcctaaaaattatgttttaattgcTGATTTGcaatactatacacacacacacacgcacatacatataaagattttaaaatcttttcgaGAGATTTTTAGACTCTTCagaatcttttcctttataggttattacaaagtttGTGTACAGTTCCCAACAGGGAACTATACTATTTGGTGTCCTTATTggctgtctattttatatattgtagtgtgtatatgttgtaTATGTCAgtctcaacctccta
The Phacochoerus africanus isolate WHEZ1 chromosome 14, ROS_Pafr_v1, whole genome shotgun sequence DNA segment above includes these coding regions:
- the LOC125114669 gene encoding keratin-associated protein 4-11-like isoform X4 — encoded protein: MVSSCCGSVCSDQGCGQDLCQETCCRPSCCVSTCCRPSCCISSCCRPQCCQSVCCQPTCSQPRCCISSCCRPQCCQSVCCQPTCSQPRCCISSCCRPQCCQSVCCRPQCCQSVCCQPTCSQPRCCISSCCRPPCCHPCCCLRPVCGRVSCHTTCYRPTCVISTCPRPTCCASSCC
- the LOC125114669 gene encoding keratin-associated protein 4-7-like isoform X3 codes for the protein MVSSCCGSVCSDQGCGQDLCQETCCRPSCCVSTCCRPSCCISSCCRPQCCQSVCCQPTCSQPRCCISSCCRPQCCQSVCCQPTCSQPRCCISSCCRPQCCQSVCCRPPCCQSSCCQPSCCRPSCCISSGCRPPCCQPSCCGSSCCHPCCCLRPVCGRVSCHTTCYRPTCVISTCPRPTCCASSCC
- the LOC125114669 gene encoding keratin-associated protein 4-9-like isoform X2 codes for the protein MVSSCCGSVCSDQGCGQDLCQETCCRPSCCVSTCCRPSCCISSCCRPQCCQSVCCQPTCSQPRCCISSCCRPQCCQSVCCQPTCSQPRCCISSCCRPQCCQSVCCQPTCSQPRCCISSCCRPQCCQSVCCQPTCSQPRCCISSCCRPPCCQSSCCHPCCCLRPVCGRVSCHTTCYRPTCVISTCPRPTCCASSCC
- the LOC125114669 gene encoding keratin-associated protein 4-8-like isoform X1; this translates as MVSSCCGSVCSDQGCGQDLCQETCCRPSCCVSTCCRPSCCISSCCRPQCCQSVCCQPTCSQPRCCISSCCRPQCCQSVCCQPTCSQPRCCISSCCRPQCCQSVCCQPTCSQPRCCISSCCRPQCCQSVCCRPPCCQSSCCQPSCCRPSCCISSGCRPPCCQPSCCGSSCCHPCCCLRPVCGRVSCHTTCYRPTCVISTCPRPTCCASSCC